One window from the genome of Gimesia aquarii encodes:
- a CDS encoding aldehyde dehydrogenase family protein, which translates to MSTTTANDLYPEVNSFLESGILKGIVGGKEVESTGGETFITSDPGSGAKLAEVFSFQANDIDQAVDVADEAFKKTGWAQMPQNERSALLHRLADAVEKQKCIIAQLESLDAGKIEAQAQGDVQNFVDTIRYFADLAQNVQRRSVLAVKNHEAWTVRQPYGACGFIFPWNFPFLLIGWGIAPALAAGNTVVIKPAEDTPMSAIYLGRLAKEVGIPDGVINVVPGIGSEAGAALSGNPKLKRMSFTGSPEVGRLVAESCGRNLVPVKLELGGKGAAVIFNDVDIPDTAEKLVNAITFHTGQVCCDATRWLVHKNIYDEFVGECVDRLQDVQIGYQLDDTAQMGPVVNEKQHKRVLSYLEKGQSEGAECILEGGVADVPGYKGYYVKPALMAGSLDNVAAREEIFGPVAYLAPFESEEEAIAMTNSTDYGLANSVWSSDLSRAARVAEAMCAGNSWINAHNVFAHGIPYAGINKSGMGGGVLSVETLFDYWRGLSVVRPL; encoded by the coding sequence ATGTCAACCACCACAGCAAACGACCTTTATCCTGAAGTAAACTCTTTCCTCGAAAGCGGCATTCTGAAAGGAATTGTTGGCGGTAAAGAAGTGGAGTCTACGGGTGGTGAAACCTTCATCACCTCAGATCCCGGATCAGGGGCTAAACTCGCAGAGGTCTTTAGCTTTCAAGCGAATGATATTGATCAGGCCGTCGATGTCGCTGACGAAGCATTCAAGAAAACTGGTTGGGCACAGATGCCTCAGAACGAGCGCAGCGCCTTGTTGCATCGGTTGGCAGACGCTGTCGAAAAGCAAAAGTGTATTATCGCTCAACTCGAATCACTGGACGCTGGTAAGATTGAAGCACAAGCACAAGGCGATGTGCAGAACTTTGTGGATACCATTCGTTACTTTGCCGATCTGGCTCAGAACGTTCAACGTCGTTCGGTTCTGGCGGTGAAAAATCATGAAGCGTGGACTGTGCGACAGCCTTATGGTGCCTGTGGATTTATTTTTCCCTGGAATTTTCCATTCCTGTTGATTGGTTGGGGAATTGCTCCTGCATTGGCTGCGGGAAATACGGTGGTGATCAAACCGGCTGAGGATACACCAATGTCGGCGATCTATCTGGGACGACTGGCTAAAGAAGTCGGCATTCCCGACGGTGTGATAAATGTGGTTCCCGGAATTGGTTCCGAGGCAGGAGCAGCGTTGTCCGGAAATCCTAAGCTCAAACGTATGTCATTTACTGGTTCTCCTGAAGTGGGTCGTCTGGTGGCTGAATCCTGTGGACGGAATCTGGTACCGGTGAAACTGGAACTCGGAGGCAAAGGAGCCGCGGTAATTTTTAATGATGTCGACATTCCAGATACGGCAGAAAAACTGGTCAATGCGATTACCTTCCATACGGGGCAAGTCTGCTGTGACGCAACGCGCTGGCTGGTCCATAAGAACATCTACGATGAATTTGTCGGTGAGTGTGTTGATCGTCTGCAGGATGTGCAAATCGGTTATCAATTGGACGATACCGCGCAAATGGGGCCTGTTGTGAATGAGAAACAACACAAGCGTGTGCTTTCCTATCTGGAAAAAGGACAGTCAGAAGGTGCTGAATGTATTCTCGAAGGTGGTGTTGCTGATGTTCCCGGTTACAAAGGGTACTATGTAAAACCAGCACTCATGGCAGGTTCCTTAGATAACGTAGCGGCTCGGGAAGAAATTTTCGGTCCTGTGGCGTATCTGGCTCCCTTTGAGAGTGAAGAAGAAGCCATTGCAATGACGAACAGCACAGATTATGGCTTGGCCAATAGTGTCTGGTCGTCTGATCTGTCTCGTGCGGCTCGTGTTGCCGAAGCGATGTGTGCCGGCAATAGCTGGATCAATGCACATAACGTTTTTGCACACGGAATTCCCTATGCCGGCATCAACAAGAGTGGCATGGGCGGTGGAGTGTTGTCTGTAGAAACCCTGTTCGATTACTGGCGTGGCTTGTCGGTTGTACGACCGCTGTAA
- a CDS encoding DUF1501 domain-containing protein has translation MDPVFEYERNLTRRTLLGKSARGIGGAALASLLYPELFSQNAKAESEVVPDAVKKIAPKAKRIIYLFQSGGPSHVDLFDYKPILRKTHGTDLPDSVKGTQRVTGMTARQKSFPVVAPFWEMKQCGAHQTWISEQLPHTQTIADDITILKSVNTEAINHDPAITFINTGTQQIGHASLGSWLSYGLGSENENLPAYMVMLSQGTGKNPGQPLFDRLWGSGFLPPSHQGVKLRPGSSPVLYLSNPAGIDRKQRRTLLDDLAKLNRGQAQEIGDPEIQARINSYEMAYRMQTSVPGLMDLSSETAKTFEMYGPESKKPGSFAANCLLARRMTERGVRFVQLFHRGWDQHVSLKRQLPNQCLDVDQPSAALVKDLKQRGLLDETLVIWGGEFGRTVYSQGTIGSPSAGRDHHGRCFSIWMAGGGIKRGFEYGKTDDFCYNIVENPVHIRDMNATILHCMGIDHRRLTYKYRGLDARLTGVEEAHVVYDILV, from the coding sequence ATGGATCCTGTATTTGAATACGAGCGAAATCTGACGCGTCGAACGCTATTAGGGAAATCTGCACGGGGCATTGGTGGTGCCGCTTTGGCTTCACTGCTCTATCCTGAATTATTTAGTCAGAACGCCAAAGCCGAATCTGAAGTTGTACCAGATGCCGTTAAAAAGATAGCACCCAAAGCGAAACGCATTATTTATCTGTTTCAATCGGGAGGTCCTTCGCATGTGGACCTGTTCGATTATAAGCCCATCTTACGCAAGACGCATGGTACGGATCTACCTGATTCTGTCAAAGGCACCCAGCGAGTCACAGGCATGACAGCCAGACAAAAGTCATTTCCTGTAGTGGCACCTTTCTGGGAGATGAAGCAGTGTGGGGCACATCAAACCTGGATCAGCGAACAACTGCCTCATACACAAACCATTGCCGATGACATTACCATTTTGAAATCAGTCAATACGGAAGCGATTAATCATGATCCCGCGATTACGTTTATCAACACGGGCACACAGCAAATTGGTCACGCGAGTCTAGGATCGTGGTTGAGTTACGGACTGGGCAGCGAGAATGAAAATCTCCCCGCTTATATGGTGATGCTCTCGCAGGGAACGGGAAAGAACCCGGGACAACCTTTGTTTGATCGCTTGTGGGGCTCTGGTTTTCTGCCTCCCAGCCATCAGGGAGTCAAATTGCGTCCTGGTTCGAGTCCCGTCTTATACTTGTCAAATCCGGCAGGCATCGATCGTAAACAACGACGGACCTTGTTGGATGATTTGGCAAAATTGAATCGAGGACAGGCACAAGAGATTGGTGATCCGGAAATCCAGGCGCGTATCAACTCATACGAAATGGCCTATCGCATGCAAACGTCAGTTCCTGGATTGATGGACCTTTCCAGCGAAACCGCGAAAACATTTGAAATGTATGGGCCTGAATCAAAAAAACCAGGAAGTTTTGCCGCGAATTGCCTGTTAGCGCGTCGTATGACTGAGCGCGGGGTACGGTTTGTTCAACTCTTTCATCGCGGTTGGGACCAGCATGTATCTCTCAAGCGACAGCTACCTAATCAGTGTCTTGACGTGGATCAGCCTTCGGCAGCATTGGTCAAGGACCTGAAACAACGAGGATTGTTAGACGAAACACTTGTTATCTGGGGTGGTGAGTTTGGACGCACCGTCTATAGTCAGGGAACCATCGGCAGTCCGAGTGCCGGTCGAGATCATCATGGCCGTTGTTTTTCCATCTGGATGGCCGGTGGTGGTATCAAACGCGGATTTGAATACGGCAAGACCGATGATTTTTGCTACAACATTGTCGAAAACCCGGTACACATTCGCGACATGAATGCCACAATCCTGCATTGCATGGGAATTGATCATCGTCGGCTGACTTATAAATACCGTGGTCTGGATGCCAGGTTAACCGGGGTCGAAGAAGCTCACGTGGTTTATGACATCTTGGTGTGA
- a CDS encoding PSD1 and planctomycete cytochrome C domain-containing protein, which translates to MRSLLLRIGLPLIFAGIVCISLFAAENEKSKISTTKSNIDFSRDIRPILSNNCFFCHGPDESHREADLRLDTKAGAFHRTDGNAALVPGNLKESALIQRILATDVDERMPPADSGKKLKPEEIELLRQWVKQGATWQDHWAYVKPVRSQKPTIKQKSWPQNEIDYFVLSRLEKKGISPAKEAERPTLIRRLYLDLIGLPPTIEEVDAFVNSKDPKAYEKLVDRLLASPQYAERMTLKWLDLARYADTNGFSIDGGRHMWLWRDWVIDSFHKNKPFDQFITEQIAGDLIPEASTWQKVATGFNRNHMITHEGGTIPQENLVNYTVDRVKTTSEVFLGLTMGCAQCHNHKYDPITMKDFYQFFAYFNTLEDRGLDGNSGINAGPKLKAKTELPFVAAELKSLDQEIARLQAKLRHPNTKKLAEWEKKARQELSQRGQGLKLHELEVVKVSDPNTRSAFEISKEGHVLALTASGRSPSISLKVKPGIDKLTGLRLVFYPNEKLPHGGIGHGKKETFPGGFILTSFAASGTTVPSDQVDLYAMFKVVKTTASASHSEYPVEDCLDPRDHTGWSPAPQNQSQQHLTVTFDRPYETKGSPYITVMLVWGDGKFGYGKRLMAGDYKIFGMSGIDDGTNIPIEIQKILSIAQNERDEIQSATLNLYYSRIAPEFKNIHYQLTNLKERRLMLTDSFETMVMNTAKKPRETFILNRGQYDQPTEKVETGVPGFLPGLPKNAAKNRTALAQWLTSRENPLTTRVTVNRFWEMLFGQGIVSTSADFGSQGDPPTHPRLLDWLAVEFYESGWNVKHIMRKILLSATYRQSSAGTPQLWKDDPQNRLLARGARFRLQAEMIRDATLKVSGLLVERIGGASVNPYQPEGLWREVSHYGSSPATAQVFVQDHGEKLYRRSMYTYWKRTVPPPNMQTFDAPNREVCLISRARTNTPLQSLVLLNDVQFVEASRNYAERVMKEGGQDVNSRVQFAFKAALGRLPETWEADTLKTAYQRELKSYQVNPMAALALLSQGESDRDESLPAAEMAAWTAVASMIFNTYEFITRG; encoded by the coding sequence ATGCGTTCCCTTTTGCTCCGAATCGGTCTGCCACTGATTTTTGCTGGCATAGTTTGTATTTCCTTATTTGCAGCTGAGAATGAGAAGTCAAAGATTTCCACGACAAAATCAAACATCGATTTCAGTCGCGACATCCGTCCTATTCTTTCCAATAATTGTTTTTTCTGTCACGGACCGGACGAATCACATCGTGAAGCAGACCTGCGTCTGGATACAAAGGCGGGAGCCTTTCACAGAACTGACGGAAACGCGGCGCTTGTTCCGGGAAATCTAAAAGAAAGCGCACTGATTCAGCGGATTCTTGCTACTGACGTGGATGAGCGAATGCCACCCGCAGATTCAGGTAAGAAGCTGAAGCCTGAAGAGATTGAGCTCTTGAGGCAGTGGGTAAAGCAGGGAGCTACCTGGCAGGACCACTGGGCATACGTCAAACCGGTTCGTTCTCAAAAACCTACAATCAAACAAAAAAGTTGGCCACAAAATGAGATCGATTATTTTGTGTTATCTCGATTGGAAAAGAAGGGGATTTCACCCGCAAAAGAAGCGGAACGTCCGACTTTAATTCGTCGACTTTATCTTGATCTGATTGGTTTGCCACCAACGATTGAGGAAGTGGATGCTTTTGTGAATTCGAAGGACCCGAAAGCTTACGAAAAACTTGTTGATCGATTGCTGGCGTCGCCACAATACGCAGAACGGATGACACTAAAGTGGCTTGATCTGGCCCGCTATGCAGACACCAATGGGTTTTCAATCGATGGGGGCCGTCACATGTGGCTCTGGCGGGATTGGGTGATCGACTCGTTTCACAAAAATAAGCCCTTTGATCAATTTATCACCGAACAGATTGCTGGCGATTTAATTCCGGAAGCATCTACCTGGCAGAAGGTGGCTACCGGTTTTAACCGCAATCATATGATTACACACGAAGGTGGCACGATCCCTCAGGAAAATCTAGTGAACTATACCGTCGATCGTGTAAAAACAACATCGGAAGTGTTCTTAGGTTTAACGATGGGGTGTGCTCAATGTCACAATCATAAATATGACCCCATTACGATGAAAGACTTCTATCAGTTCTTCGCGTATTTCAATACGTTGGAAGATCGTGGCCTCGATGGAAATAGCGGAATTAATGCCGGCCCCAAGTTGAAAGCGAAAACAGAACTTCCTTTTGTTGCAGCTGAGTTGAAATCTCTCGATCAAGAAATCGCCCGACTTCAAGCTAAACTCAGGCATCCCAATACAAAAAAATTAGCGGAATGGGAAAAGAAAGCGCGTCAAGAACTATCGCAACGTGGACAAGGCTTAAAACTGCATGAATTGGAAGTAGTTAAAGTATCTGATCCCAATACTCGTAGCGCGTTTGAAATCAGTAAAGAAGGGCATGTACTTGCATTAACTGCCAGTGGACGTTCTCCCTCCATTTCTTTAAAGGTAAAACCAGGTATCGATAAACTGACCGGTTTGCGACTTGTGTTCTACCCAAATGAAAAGTTACCTCATGGCGGGATTGGACATGGTAAAAAAGAAACCTTTCCTGGCGGATTCATTTTGACAAGTTTTGCTGCTTCCGGAACGACGGTTCCATCAGATCAGGTCGACCTGTACGCGATGTTTAAAGTTGTCAAAACTACCGCCAGTGCTTCGCATTCCGAATATCCTGTTGAGGACTGTTTGGATCCACGTGATCATACGGGTTGGTCGCCTGCACCACAAAATCAGAGCCAGCAACATTTGACCGTGACTTTTGATCGCCCTTATGAAACAAAAGGATCCCCTTACATTACAGTCATGTTAGTTTGGGGTGATGGAAAGTTTGGTTACGGAAAGAGATTGATGGCCGGCGATTACAAGATCTTCGGTATGTCAGGCATTGATGATGGAACGAATATTCCGATTGAGATTCAAAAGATATTGTCCATTGCTCAGAATGAACGCGATGAAATCCAATCGGCAACACTGAATCTCTACTATAGCCGGATTGCTCCTGAATTCAAAAACATTCATTACCAACTGACGAATTTGAAAGAACGCCGCCTGATGTTGACCGATTCGTTCGAGACGATGGTGATGAATACCGCAAAGAAGCCGCGAGAAACGTTTATTTTAAATCGTGGTCAATATGATCAACCTACGGAAAAAGTAGAAACGGGAGTGCCCGGATTTTTGCCTGGGTTGCCGAAAAATGCGGCGAAAAATCGAACCGCGTTAGCGCAGTGGTTGACTTCGCGTGAAAATCCACTAACAACACGTGTGACCGTAAACCGATTTTGGGAGATGTTATTTGGTCAGGGAATTGTTTCGACTTCGGCTGACTTTGGTTCCCAGGGCGACCCCCCCACACATCCGCGATTACTCGATTGGTTGGCAGTTGAATTTTACGAATCGGGTTGGAATGTTAAACATATTATGCGCAAGATCCTGTTGTCAGCGACCTATCGTCAGTCATCAGCGGGTACGCCCCAACTCTGGAAAGACGATCCACAAAATCGGCTTTTAGCCCGTGGTGCACGATTCCGGCTACAAGCGGAAATGATTCGTGATGCCACCTTGAAAGTTTCAGGTTTATTGGTCGAGCGCATCGGTGGGGCGAGTGTGAATCCATATCAACCGGAAGGTCTGTGGCGGGAAGTCAGCCACTATGGAAGCTCACCTGCGACCGCTCAGGTCTTTGTGCAGGATCATGGTGAAAAACTCTACCGCCGCAGTATGTATACTTATTGGAAACGCACAGTGCCTCCTCCGAATATGCAAACTTTTGATGCACCGAACCGTGAAGTCTGTTTAATCAGTCGGGCACGGACGAATACTCCTCTACAGTCGCTGGTATTACTTAACGATGTGCAGTTTGTGGAAGCTTCACGTAATTATGCAGAACGGGTAATGAAAGAAGGGGGGCAGGATGTCAATTCCCGGGTTCAGTTTGCGTTTAAAGCAGCGCTGGGCCGGCTCCCTGAAACATGGGAAGCAGATACTCTCAAAACAGCATATCAACGTGAACTGAAATCCTATCAGGTAAATCCAATGGCTGCACTTGCTTTACTTTCGCAAGGGGAATCAGACCGTGATGAGTCATTGCCTGCTGCCGAAATGGCGGCCTGGACGGCTGTAGCGAGTATGATTTTCAATACATACGAATTTATTACACGAGGATAA